The following are from one region of the Salinirussus salinus genome:
- a CDS encoding xanthine dehydrogenase family protein molybdopterin-binding subunit: MSKQQSRPAGVSDAEEREAGERDGEWVGERANSYDGRRFVTGHGEYVDDIATQDMLHAYFVRSEHASARLVDIDTAAAEAHPGVELVWTHADIAEYVDEPYGYMLDDEVVLADERVVYAGQEVAVVLADARETAREAADLVEVEYAPVDAVTSVDEALAEGAPVVHPDLNADPEADTDGNVAWTGRVVAGDHEDPMADADVVVEGSFETNRTTPAPLEPHGCIAEYNPGSGKLELTSSTQMPHLLSVELAQVIEGLDQGDIVCRLPDVGGGFGIKLDPYPFEVCAALLSMATERPVKHVLDRREEFQAGRGRASEQLSGRLGVTEDGDIVGIDVDLVQDTGACAAYGVAVAYSSTNCGQGPYKIPNQNWDATVVYTNLMPTTAVRGFGDPQVTFMREQLVEMAAEELGMDAVELRLRNTPRQEEMPMRSAAGHIWRNADMVTCLERTREMINWDEHRGGTRTRDGKLRGVGMGTIMKRGGNKSASGGDFDEAVVKMNRNGDVTVLTAVASIGQGTETGINQLVADTLGVPLERVDAVRGDTDATPEGLGVWADRGTIIGGSAAARAAEDLAETLKAVAGHLLGTDPGDIELSEGAAVDTTDPETSMPIEELANVAMLGNPETLGPEEERPEPLQGGISLVGRGKYQSQEVEFVDPDTGRGNVAHSYTFGALAVLVDVDPRTGDVDVVDVAICEDIGNAINPKLIEGQVQGAIAQGLGETLYEEYAYDEDGALLNGSMANYHLPSALDVPMITNIEELENPDPTTSHGQKGVGECPLVPTSAAVANAVCDATGVRFHDLPLAAHRVLPELAEEGLREL, translated from the coding sequence GTGAGCAAACAGCAGTCCCGCCCGGCCGGGGTGTCGGACGCCGAGGAGCGTGAGGCCGGGGAGCGCGACGGGGAGTGGGTCGGCGAGCGCGCCAACAGCTACGACGGCAGGCGCTTTGTCACTGGCCACGGGGAGTACGTCGACGACATCGCAACCCAGGACATGCTCCACGCGTACTTCGTGCGCAGCGAGCACGCGAGCGCCCGGCTCGTCGACATCGATACGGCCGCCGCCGAGGCCCATCCCGGCGTCGAACTCGTCTGGACGCACGCGGACATCGCGGAGTACGTCGACGAGCCGTACGGCTACATGCTCGACGACGAGGTGGTGCTCGCCGACGAGCGGGTGGTCTACGCCGGCCAGGAAGTGGCGGTCGTCCTCGCCGACGCCCGGGAGACGGCACGCGAAGCCGCGGATCTGGTCGAAGTCGAGTACGCGCCCGTGGACGCGGTCACGTCGGTCGACGAGGCTCTCGCGGAGGGTGCGCCGGTCGTCCACCCGGACCTGAACGCCGACCCGGAGGCCGACACCGACGGGAACGTGGCCTGGACCGGCCGGGTCGTCGCCGGCGACCACGAGGACCCGATGGCCGACGCCGACGTCGTCGTCGAGGGGAGTTTCGAGACCAACCGGACGACGCCCGCTCCGCTCGAGCCACACGGCTGTATCGCCGAGTACAACCCCGGCAGCGGGAAACTCGAGCTCACCTCCTCGACGCAGATGCCCCACCTCCTCTCGGTCGAACTCGCGCAGGTGATCGAGGGGCTCGACCAGGGCGACATCGTCTGCAGACTCCCCGACGTCGGCGGTGGCTTCGGTATCAAGCTCGACCCGTACCCCTTCGAGGTCTGCGCGGCGCTGCTCTCGATGGCAACCGAGCGGCCGGTCAAACACGTCCTCGACCGCCGCGAGGAGTTCCAGGCCGGCCGCGGCCGCGCCTCCGAACAGCTGTCGGGGCGGCTCGGCGTCACCGAGGACGGTGACATCGTCGGCATCGACGTCGACCTCGTCCAGGACACCGGTGCGTGTGCCGCATACGGCGTCGCCGTCGCGTACTCCTCGACGAACTGCGGACAGGGGCCGTACAAAATCCCGAACCAGAACTGGGACGCGACGGTCGTCTACACGAACCTGATGCCGACGACCGCGGTGCGTGGCTTCGGCGACCCGCAGGTAACCTTCATGCGCGAGCAGCTGGTCGAGATGGCCGCCGAGGAACTCGGCATGGACGCCGTCGAACTCCGGCTCCGGAACACCCCGCGACAGGAGGAGATGCCGATGCGCTCGGCGGCGGGCCACATCTGGCGCAACGCGGACATGGTCACGTGTCTCGAGCGGACCCGGGAGATGATCAACTGGGACGAGCACCGCGGCGGGACGCGGACCCGGGACGGCAAGCTCCGCGGCGTCGGGATGGGAACCATCATGAAACGCGGCGGGAACAAAAGCGCCTCCGGCGGCGACTTCGACGAGGCCGTGGTGAAGATGAATCGGAATGGCGACGTGACGGTGCTGACGGCCGTCGCCAGTATCGGCCAGGGCACCGAGACCGGGATCAACCAACTGGTCGCCGACACGCTCGGTGTCCCCCTGGAGCGAGTCGACGCCGTCCGTGGCGACACCGACGCCACCCCAGAGGGCCTGGGCGTTTGGGCCGACCGCGGGACGATCATCGGCGGGAGCGCCGCCGCCCGGGCCGCCGAAGACCTCGCGGAGACCCTGAAAGCGGTGGCTGGGCACCTGCTCGGGACCGATCCAGGGGACATCGAACTCAGCGAGGGAGCGGCCGTCGACACCACCGACCCGGAGACGAGCATGCCCATCGAGGAGCTGGCGAACGTCGCCATGCTCGGCAACCCGGAGACGCTCGGCCCTGAAGAGGAGCGGCCGGAGCCACTTCAGGGAGGCATCTCGCTTGTCGGCCGCGGCAAGTACCAGAGCCAGGAGGTCGAGTTCGTCGACCCGGACACCGGCCGGGGAAACGTCGCTCACAGCTACACGTTCGGCGCGCTGGCCGTCCTCGTCGACGTCGACCCCAGAACCGGCGACGTCGACGTCGTCGACGTGGCGATCTGCGAGGACATCGGGAACGCGATCAACCCCAAGCTCATCGAGGGGCAGGTCCAGGGTGCCATCGCTCAGGGGCTCGGGGAGACGCTGTACGAGGAGTACGCCTACGACGAGGACGGGGCCCTGTTGAACGGTTCGATGGCGAACTACCACCTCCCGTCGGCGCTCGACGTGCCCATGATCACGAACATCGAGGAACTCGAAAACCCCGACCCGACAACCTCTCACGGGCAGAAGGGTGTCGGCGAGTGCCCGCTCGTTCCGACGAGCGCCGCCGTGGCCAACGCGGTCTGTGACGCCACTGGGGTCCGGTTTCACGACCTGCCGCTGGCGGCACATCGGGTTCTGCCCGAACTCGCCGAGGAAGGGTTGCGGGAACTCTGA
- a CDS encoding agmatinase family protein, whose product MTAKRPQTPFLDTGVASFLNATQVDPYEPGALAEAGVDVGVVGFPFDGTCISRTGANMGPRAVREASAQTRMYHFEYDTDLRDHYTVADCGDVPVVPGNAADSLDRGADLLGRVLEAGAMPVMLGGDHVTTVSGVRALGEHADDPGLVLVDTHFDTAEAVAGERYNHCCPIARAVDEGGFDPEKISIIGLSAPTNPREELEVALEQGMNLYSLDEVARRGAATVAREATARANAGSDAVYLTLDIDVLDAGAAPGTGVPTNGGLYTRELLQILGVVASEGVDAVDVVETSPQLDPAGVTPRMAVRSVVDILAANAIGEAHGVGMGTAAAANCKRSRE is encoded by the coding sequence ATGACGGCCAAGCGCCCCCAGACCCCGTTTCTGGACACCGGAGTCGCGTCGTTTCTGAACGCCACGCAGGTCGACCCCTACGAGCCCGGCGCGCTCGCCGAAGCCGGCGTCGACGTCGGCGTCGTCGGCTTTCCCTTCGACGGCACCTGCATCAGCCGGACGGGCGCGAACATGGGCCCGCGGGCGGTCCGCGAGGCCAGCGCCCAGACCCGCATGTACCACTTCGAGTACGACACCGACCTCCGGGACCACTACACCGTCGCGGACTGTGGCGACGTGCCGGTCGTCCCCGGCAACGCCGCCGACAGCCTCGACCGCGGCGCCGACCTTCTCGGACGGGTCCTGGAGGCCGGCGCGATGCCGGTGATGCTCGGCGGCGACCACGTCACGACGGTCTCGGGCGTGCGCGCGCTCGGAGAGCACGCCGATGACCCCGGGCTGGTGCTCGTCGACACGCACTTCGACACCGCCGAGGCGGTCGCGGGCGAGCGGTACAACCACTGCTGCCCTATTGCCCGGGCCGTCGACGAAGGCGGGTTCGACCCCGAGAAGATCAGCATCATCGGGCTGAGCGCCCCGACCAACCCGCGCGAGGAACTCGAGGTCGCACTCGAGCAGGGGATGAACCTCTACTCGCTGGACGAGGTCGCCCGGCGGGGCGCGGCCACGGTCGCTCGGGAAGCGACCGCGCGAGCAAACGCCGGGAGCGACGCCGTCTACCTCACCCTTGACATCGACGTGCTGGACGCCGGCGCGGCGCCGGGGACCGGCGTCCCCACCAACGGCGGGCTCTACACGCGGGAGCTACTCCAGATCCTGGGCGTGGTCGCCAGCGAGGGGGTCGACGCCGTCGACGTCGTGGAGACCTCGCCACAGCTCGACCCCGCCGGCGTGACCCCGCGGATGGCCGTCCGGTCGGTCGTCGACATCCTTGCTGCCAACGCCATCGGCGAGGCACACGGCGTCGGGATGGGGACGGCCGCCGCGGCAAACTGCAAGCGGTCGCGGGAGTAG
- a CDS encoding amidase, which produces MTHLPPTLRPPTREDVRDIAEQYHMNLSEEEVEDFRDLAAEKMGYCKRIDELSDRSMDRVPARRDPGYRATAEEDPKNAVVTVCHVESEDGGLLDGYEVGVKDNVAVAGVEMTNGSKVLEGYQPAYDAAVVERLLEEGATVTAKTNMSEMAVSGSGEMSAFGPVLNPFDDGYLSGGSSSGSAVAVATDMVDVAIGTDQAGSLRTPASWSGCVGFKPTHGLVSFRGVAPLGHSFDHVGPMAGTVPDAARTLQAIAGKDPKDPRQGEVEVGDYLGAVGEGVDGLQVGVVREAFEFEGGEEAVNAGVRDAVAELEALGATAEEVSIPWHVDGFFVWLAVENEETAVMWDADGTGYFADGHYDTDLAAAFGKARRAQAEEFAPTAKLKCILGQYLKQEYYGRYHGKASNLRPKLRDAYDDKLETFDVLAMPTTPMTAFELEEDIGRKEAVNRAQGKKGRTRNTMPFDMTGHPAISVPCGRNETGLPVGLMLVGSHFDEEVVLAAADAFERETDWVERRY; this is translated from the coding sequence GTGACTCATCTGCCCCCAACCCTCAGGCCACCCACGCGTGAGGACGTCCGCGACATCGCCGAACAGTACCACATGAACCTGAGCGAGGAGGAGGTCGAGGACTTCCGGGACCTCGCCGCCGAGAAGATGGGGTACTGCAAGCGGATCGACGAGCTCTCCGACCGGAGCATGGACCGTGTCCCCGCCCGCCGGGACCCCGGCTACCGGGCGACCGCCGAGGAAGACCCGAAGAACGCGGTGGTCACGGTCTGTCACGTCGAGTCCGAAGACGGCGGGCTGCTGGACGGCTACGAGGTCGGCGTCAAGGACAACGTCGCCGTCGCGGGCGTCGAGATGACCAACGGCTCGAAGGTTCTGGAGGGGTACCAGCCGGCCTACGACGCCGCGGTGGTCGAGCGACTCCTCGAAGAGGGCGCGACGGTCACCGCGAAGACGAACATGAGCGAGATGGCCGTCTCGGGCAGCGGGGAGATGTCGGCGTTCGGACCCGTGTTGAACCCCTTCGACGACGGCTACCTCTCGGGGGGGTCCTCGAGCGGGTCTGCGGTCGCCGTCGCGACCGACATGGTCGACGTGGCCATCGGTACCGACCAGGCCGGCTCGCTCCGGACGCCGGCCTCCTGGAGTGGCTGTGTCGGCTTCAAACCGACGCACGGGCTGGTCTCCTTTCGGGGCGTCGCCCCGCTGGGCCACTCCTTCGACCACGTCGGCCCCATGGCGGGGACGGTGCCGGACGCCGCACGAACCTTGCAGGCGATCGCGGGGAAAGACCCGAAAGACCCCCGCCAGGGCGAGGTCGAGGTCGGGGATTACCTCGGGGCGGTCGGCGAAGGGGTCGACGGGCTGCAGGTCGGCGTGGTGCGCGAGGCCTTCGAGTTCGAGGGCGGCGAGGAGGCAGTCAACGCCGGGGTCCGGGACGCCGTCGCCGAACTCGAGGCCCTCGGGGCGACCGCGGAGGAGGTCTCGATCCCGTGGCACGTCGACGGCTTCTTCGTCTGGCTCGCCGTCGAGAACGAGGAGACGGCGGTCATGTGGGACGCCGACGGCACCGGCTACTTCGCGGACGGCCACTACGACACCGACCTCGCGGCGGCCTTCGGCAAGGCCCGCCGGGCCCAGGCCGAGGAGTTCGCGCCGACGGCGAAGCTGAAGTGCATCCTGGGACAGTACCTCAAACAGGAGTACTACGGCCGGTACCACGGGAAGGCGTCGAACCTCCGTCCGAAGCTACGGGACGCGTACGACGACAAGCTAGAGACGTTCGACGTGCTGGCGATGCCGACCACACCGATGACCGCGTTCGAGCTCGAGGAGGACATCGGCCGCAAGGAGGCGGTCAACCGGGCCCAGGGAAAGAAAGGGCGGACCCGGAACACGATGCCGTTCGACATGACCGGTCACCCCGCCATCTCGGTGCCCTGTGGCAGAAACGAGACGGGGTTGCCGGTCGGGCTGATGCTCGTGGGGAGTCACTTCGACGAGGAGGTCGTCCTCGCCGCAGCCGACGCGTTCGAGCGCGAGACCGACTGGGTCGAGCGGCGGTACTGA
- a CDS encoding LLM class flavin-dependent oxidoreductase, with amino-acid sequence MPTFTASLANHADPGYVAEAARRIDGDLGYDNLLVGDERLNHNTYSLLTLAARNSTDLGLGPGVTNPYTRHPAMTAAAVATLDRVSDGRAWLGFGGGSGIALDPLGYDQEDPVGTLSDAIEATNRLLDGETVHVDRPEFALDGADLDVAPVSEVPVYVAGRGPGMLGLGGFRGDGVLAGAGLASVQGMAYARENVAAGAEKAGRSMEEVDLVCWAFLSVADDREVALDGVNPLVGRIVDKTPLPALEAIGIDADLAERVKAIDDIPDCSPRELREAIPRPVTEQFAIAGTPDECRAHVARLRESGVDHFGLLAFENEERGELDSLELFSEGVIDELDA; translated from the coding sequence ATGCCCACCTTCACGGCGAGTCTCGCCAATCACGCCGACCCGGGTTACGTGGCCGAGGCCGCCAGACGGATCGACGGTGACCTCGGCTACGACAACCTCCTCGTCGGCGACGAACGGCTGAACCACAACACCTACTCGCTACTGACGCTTGCGGCCCGCAACTCGACAGACCTCGGTCTGGGGCCGGGCGTCACCAACCCGTACACGCGCCACCCCGCGATGACCGCGGCGGCGGTCGCCACGCTCGACCGGGTTTCGGACGGCCGGGCGTGGCTCGGCTTTGGCGGCGGCTCCGGAATTGCCCTGGACCCCCTGGGGTACGACCAGGAAGACCCGGTCGGAACCCTCAGCGACGCCATCGAGGCCACCAACCGGCTTCTGGACGGCGAGACCGTTCACGTGGACCGGCCGGAGTTCGCGCTGGACGGCGCCGACCTCGACGTCGCTCCAGTCTCGGAGGTGCCGGTCTACGTCGCCGGCCGGGGCCCGGGGATGCTCGGTCTCGGCGGCTTCCGCGGCGACGGCGTGCTCGCGGGGGCGGGGCTGGCAAGCGTCCAGGGAATGGCTTACGCCAGAGAGAACGTCGCAGCGGGCGCCGAGAAGGCCGGGCGCTCGATGGAGGAGGTCGACCTGGTCTGCTGGGCGTTTCTCTCGGTCGCCGACGACCGCGAGGTAGCCCTCGACGGGGTCAACCCGCTCGTCGGACGGATCGTCGACAAGACGCCCCTGCCCGCGCTGGAGGCCATCGGGATCGACGCCGACCTCGCCGAGCGGGTCAAGGCCATCGACGACATCCCGGACTGCTCGCCGCGTGAACTCCGCGAAGCGATCCCCCGCCCGGTCACCGAACAGTTCGCCATCGCCGGTACCCCCGACGAGTGCCGGGCTCACGTCGCCAGACTTCGGGAGTCGGGAGTCGACCACTTCGGGCTGCTCGCCTTCGAGAACGAGGAGCGCGGCGAGCTCGACAGTCTCGAGCTGTTCTCCGAGGGCGTCATCGACGAACTGGACGCCTGA
- a CDS encoding amidase — protein MQLRAPTEREVRELGEQLHLDLTDAEVTAFRERIADGLSAYQTVREHAGSPRPSPDREVTGGRRVAYEDPYNAWVTRCEVQTAETGPLAGWDIAVKDNVAVAGVEMTCGSQVLEGYVPASDATVVTRLLAAGGRVVGKTNMDDMAFTGNGHSSAFGPTLNPHDPEYLSGGSSGGSAIAVAEGEADLGVGADQGGSIRVPAAWCGVVGHKPTHGLVPYTGIAGIENTIDHVGPLTRDVETTGRALSVMAGKDPRDPRQPDEVPVSQYTRLDGEADGLTVGVLEEGFTRPEAEAPVNERVREGLDALEAAGATVEPVSLPLHDDAADIYTVALAEGTVAAFRGEGVGHNWQGWYNTDWVETFGKFRRAQGGDFPPSYKYNLLLGAYTADQYHSAYYARAMNLRTELTAAYDDLLAEVDVLAMPTTPQLPNKYVPDQDIHAFLDDAWGCLANTCPFNATGHPALSVPVEPGDGLPVGVMFVGEHFADRRVLEAGKALEGMR, from the coding sequence ATGCAGCTCCGAGCGCCGACAGAGCGCGAGGTCAGGGAGCTGGGCGAACAGCTTCACCTCGACCTCACCGACGCGGAGGTCACGGCCTTTCGCGAGCGCATCGCCGACGGCCTGAGCGCCTACCAGACGGTCCGCGAGCACGCCGGGAGCCCCCGGCCATCGCCGGACCGCGAAGTCACGGGCGGCCGCCGGGTCGCCTACGAGGACCCGTACAACGCCTGGGTTACGCGGTGTGAGGTCCAGACGGCGGAGACTGGCCCGCTCGCGGGGTGGGACATCGCGGTGAAGGACAATGTCGCCGTCGCGGGCGTCGAGATGACCTGCGGGTCGCAGGTACTGGAGGGCTACGTCCCTGCAAGCGACGCGACGGTGGTCACGCGCCTGCTCGCGGCCGGCGGTCGGGTGGTCGGCAAGACCAACATGGACGACATGGCCTTCACCGGCAACGGCCACTCCAGCGCGTTCGGGCCGACGCTGAACCCGCACGACCCCGAGTATCTCTCCGGCGGGTCAAGCGGCGGCAGCGCCATCGCCGTCGCCGAGGGGGAGGCGGACCTCGGGGTCGGCGCCGACCAGGGCGGGAGCATCCGCGTCCCGGCCGCCTGGTGTGGCGTGGTCGGACACAAACCCACCCACGGGCTGGTGCCGTACACGGGGATCGCCGGCATCGAGAACACCATCGACCACGTCGGTCCTCTCACTCGAGACGTCGAGACGACCGGCCGAGCGCTATCGGTGATGGCCGGCAAGGACCCCCGGGATCCCCGCCAGCCCGACGAAGTGCCCGTATCACAGTACACCCGCCTGGACGGCGAGGCCGATGGCCTGACCGTCGGCGTGCTGGAGGAGGGGTTCACCCGTCCGGAGGCCGAGGCCCCCGTCAACGAGCGGGTCCGTGAGGGACTGGACGCCCTCGAGGCAGCCGGCGCGACGGTCGAGCCGGTCTCGCTGCCGCTCCACGACGACGCTGCCGACATCTACACGGTCGCGCTCGCGGAGGGGACCGTCGCGGCGTTCCGCGGCGAGGGGGTCGGCCACAACTGGCAGGGCTGGTACAACACCGACTGGGTCGAGACCTTCGGGAAGTTCCGGCGCGCACAGGGCGGTGACTTCCCGCCCAGCTACAAGTACAATCTCCTGCTCGGGGCCTACACCGCCGACCAGTACCACTCGGCGTACTACGCCAGGGCGATGAACCTCCGCACGGAGTTGACGGCCGCGTACGACGACCTGCTCGCGGAGGTCGACGTGCTCGCCATGCCGACGACGCCACAGCTCCCCAACAAGTACGTCCCGGACCAGGACATCCACGCCTTCCTCGACGACGCCTGGGGCTGTCTCGCCAACACCTGCCCGTTCAACGCCACCGGCCACCCCGCCCTTTCGGTGCCAGTCGAGCCGGGCGACGGGCTGCCGGTGGGTGTGATGTTCGTCGGGGAGCACTTCGCGGACAGGCGTGTGCTCGAGGCGGGCAAGGCGCTCGAGGGGATGCGCTGA
- a CDS encoding (2Fe-2S)-binding protein — protein sequence MASADEPPVPESEVSVSLTLNGSEVTRTVEAGTLLSTFLREGEFLTSVHRGCESTRCGACTVLLDGDPVKSCNVLAVRADGKELTTVEGLADDDGSLHPVQQSFWDTHGLQCGYCTPGMVLNAVSLLEENDDPGVNEIRERISGNICRCTGYTKIVESVKNAAADADTDGK from the coding sequence ATGGCCAGTGCGGACGAGCCGCCTGTCCCCGAATCGGAGGTCTCGGTCAGCCTCACGCTGAACGGGAGCGAGGTGACCCGGACTGTCGAGGCCGGGACGCTACTCTCGACGTTTCTCCGCGAGGGGGAGTTTCTGACCAGCGTCCACCGGGGCTGTGAGAGCACGCGCTGTGGCGCCTGTACCGTGTTGCTCGACGGCGACCCGGTGAAATCGTGCAACGTGCTCGCCGTCCGGGCCGACGGGAAGGAGCTCACGACGGTCGAGGGGCTGGCCGACGACGACGGGAGTCTCCACCCCGTCCAGCAGTCCTTCTGGGACACCCACGGGCTGCAGTGTGGCTACTGCACTCCGGGGATGGTGCTCAACGCCGTCTCGCTACTCGAAGAGAACGACGACCCCGGCGTCAACGAGATCCGGGAACGGATCTCCGGAAACATCTGCCGGTGTACGGGGTACACGAAGATCGTCGAGAGCGTCAAGAACGCAGCAGCCGACGCAGACACGGACGGGAAGTAG
- a CDS encoding BMP family ABC transporter substrate-binding protein: MESRRSILRKAGAASVAITAGLAGCTGGDDSGDGGSTDGGGGGGGGSGDDTVTAAYVYNEPISDLGWVHTHEVVRQSLVDELDWYETQVVEDVAPSEAESTFETLAEEGVDVVEAATFDYGTPAAAVVQEYDDIYIETPRMVPVEGYEGAQLGYYLGQLEDACYATGVGAGMLTESDVLGYVMPFSIASTVTELNALMQGVRSVNEDATIIVRFTDTWYDPAAERQAAEALVDEGADVLGYRVSTPTTMEVAAENDVWSYGYADSFVDTDIAYDKYITSRMWDWTPFYRQTAEAAREGSAGDLDRFNVEGFRGNYFGFAEGGVTLDDYGSGVPSDVADAMDEAVSQLENNDLTGSDIFEGTQYSDMSAYERVSTASEYVDGIQANN; the protein is encoded by the coding sequence ATGGAGTCACGACGCTCGATACTCAGGAAAGCGGGAGCAGCAAGTGTAGCTATCACAGCCGGACTCGCAGGCTGTACCGGCGGTGACGATTCCGGCGATGGTGGGTCCACCGATGGCGGCGGCGGTGGCGGTGGTGGGTCCGGTGACGACACAGTCACCGCGGCCTACGTGTACAACGAGCCGATCTCGGACCTCGGCTGGGTCCACACCCACGAGGTCGTCCGGCAGTCGCTCGTCGACGAGCTGGACTGGTACGAGACCCAGGTCGTCGAGGACGTCGCGCCGTCGGAGGCGGAGTCGACCTTCGAAACACTCGCCGAGGAGGGTGTCGACGTGGTCGAGGCCGCGACGTTCGACTACGGAACCCCGGCGGCAGCGGTCGTCCAGGAGTACGACGACATCTACATCGAGACGCCCCGGATGGTTCCCGTCGAGGGGTACGAGGGAGCGCAGCTCGGCTACTACCTCGGCCAGCTCGAGGACGCCTGCTACGCGACGGGTGTGGGTGCCGGAATGTTGACCGAATCGGACGTGCTCGGCTACGTGATGCCCTTCTCGATCGCGAGTACGGTCACGGAGCTCAACGCGCTCATGCAGGGGGTCAGAAGCGTCAACGAGGACGCGACGATCATCGTCCGGTTTACCGACACCTGGTACGACCCGGCCGCCGAGCGACAGGCCGCAGAGGCGCTGGTCGACGAGGGCGCCGACGTGCTCGGGTACCGGGTGAGTACTCCGACGACGATGGAGGTCGCTGCGGAAAACGACGTCTGGAGTTACGGCTACGCCGACTCCTTCGTCGACACCGACATCGCCTACGACAAGTACATCACGAGCAGGATGTGGGATTGGACGCCGTTCTACCGGCAGACAGCCGAGGCCGCCCGCGAGGGGTCCGCGGGCGACCTCGACCGGTTCAACGTCGAGGGCTTCCGGGGCAACTACTTCGGCTTCGCCGAGGGCGGTGTCACCCTGGACGACTACGGCTCGGGGGTCCCCTCGGACGTGGCGGACGCGATGGACGAGGCGGTCAGCCAGCTCGAGAACAACGACCTGACCGGGTCGGACATTTTCGAGGGGACCCAGTACAGCGACATGTCGGCCTACGAGCGCGTCTCGACGGCGTCGGAGTACGTCGACGGGATCCAGGCGAACAACTGA
- a CDS encoding FAD binding domain-containing protein, with translation MPSLKHAAPATVEGACSLLAEHGDEAAVLSGGQSLVQEVRQHAASFDVVVDINGIENQSYIERDGDQLRFGCLVRHADIEHSELVAEANPTLADAAGSIGDVQVRNRGTFCGAVAQAEPAGDPPTVLTLFDADVVVVGTGGERVVSGREFYEAPRETALRPDELVRELRFPILGDGTGAAYEKWTPAEGSYPVAAVGALVELEEGTVSDARLVTGALEGGPTPMPGAAAGLVGEEPTDDSRTVAARTLGENAEPEADFEGSTEFKSELAATMAKDALDTAVERARGAE, from the coding sequence ATGCCTAGCCTGAAACACGCCGCTCCGGCGACAGTGGAGGGTGCGTGCTCGCTGCTTGCGGAACACGGCGACGAGGCCGCAGTCCTCTCCGGTGGACAGAGCCTCGTCCAGGAGGTCCGCCAGCACGCCGCATCCTTCGACGTCGTCGTCGACATCAACGGGATCGAGAACCAGTCCTACATCGAACGCGATGGGGACCAACTTCGGTTCGGCTGTCTGGTCAGACACGCCGATATCGAACACTCCGAGCTGGTCGCCGAGGCGAACCCGACACTCGCAGACGCGGCGGGGTCGATCGGCGACGTCCAGGTGCGCAACCGCGGCACCTTCTGTGGCGCGGTCGCCCAGGCGGAACCGGCCGGCGACCCACCGACAGTCCTCACCCTGTTCGACGCCGACGTCGTGGTGGTCGGCACCGGCGGCGAGCGCGTCGTCAGCGGACGGGAGTTCTACGAGGCCCCCCGCGAGACCGCGCTCCGGCCCGACGAACTGGTCCGGGAACTCCGGTTCCCGATTCTCGGCGATGGGACGGGCGCTGCATACGAGAAGTGGACGCCGGCCGAGGGGTCGTACCCGGTCGCCGCGGTCGGCGCGCTGGTCGAACTCGAGGAGGGGACCGTCTCCGACGCCCGTCTGGTCACCGGCGCGCTCGAGGGCGGTCCAACGCCGATGCCCGGGGCGGCCGCGGGGCTGGTCGGCGAGGAACCGACCGACGACTCTCGGACTGTGGCCGCGCGGACGCTCGGCGAGAACGCCGAGCCCGAGGCGGACTTCGAAGGGTCGACGGAATTCAAGTCCGAACTGGCGGCGACGATGGCCAAGGACGCCCTCGACACCGCCGTCGAGCGGGCGCGGGGGGCGGAGTGA